One window from the genome of Bradyrhizobium xenonodulans encodes:
- a CDS encoding DUF2867 domain-containing protein, with protein MIGTVREVAPEVDAGAVLAGAQFIDAFRVEIGAAAVDAREACTRMVVHGPRWVDALLRLRNILVTPFGLKTSGEGEPAPGGLIGLFPVVSETPERLVAGFNDHHLDFRLVVDVGGDATGRQVTSTTLVRTNNLLGRTYLALIMPFHKLVVRSMMRCIVEPAR; from the coding sequence ATGATCGGGACAGTTCGCGAAGTCGCCCCTGAGGTCGACGCCGGAGCCGTGCTGGCGGGTGCCCAGTTCATCGACGCGTTTCGCGTCGAGATCGGCGCAGCGGCGGTGGACGCGCGCGAGGCCTGCACGCGGATGGTGGTGCACGGACCACGCTGGGTCGATGCACTGCTGCGCTTGCGCAACATCCTGGTAACGCCGTTCGGGCTGAAGACATCGGGCGAAGGCGAGCCGGCGCCGGGCGGCTTGATCGGCCTGTTTCCGGTGGTCAGCGAAACGCCCGAGCGCCTGGTCGCGGGCTTCAACGATCATCATCTCGACTTCCGCCTCGTGGTCGACGTTGGCGGCGATGCAACGGGCCGTCAGGTGACCTCGACCACGTTGGTACGCACGAACAATCTGCTCGGCCGCACCTACCTCGCGCTCATCATGCCGTTTCACAAGCTCGTGGTCCGCAGCATGATGAGGTGCATCGTAGAGCCGGCGCGATGA
- a CDS encoding FUSC family protein → MAFAKDLFDRIRSRRTQLGLAIRVTVAAVAAYAIATALHLLLPLWAVLTSLIVTQMSVGRSLKATRDYMLGTIGGAIYGGAIAILIPYSSEAGLLGLLVLSVAPLAFIAAINPSLSAATVTAVIVLLVPTMHHSDPMTSAIDRVSEVGVGAITGLLVSFLVLPSRAVRQIRASAAKLLELIADAFTELLAGLTRGRDNDALHRIQDGIGTAMVGMNAIGTEAERERAARLSSGPDTGPLLRTVLRLRHDVVMIGRATVVPLPAEVQMRLAGPLTEVSTVIARFLRSAASALREGAGAPAIHPVHVALQHYAEAVASVRQDGLIRGQPSDTAERFFAIGFSLEQMHQNLCDLDRVVGEWSEASSDKSARVAE, encoded by the coding sequence ATGGCATTCGCAAAAGACCTGTTCGACCGGATCCGGTCGCGGCGGACGCAATTGGGGCTGGCGATCCGGGTCACGGTGGCCGCGGTGGCGGCTTATGCGATCGCCACCGCGCTGCATCTGCTGCTGCCGCTCTGGGCGGTGCTGACCTCGCTGATCGTGACCCAGATGAGCGTCGGACGCTCGCTGAAGGCGACGCGCGACTACATGCTCGGCACCATCGGTGGCGCCATCTATGGCGGCGCCATCGCAATCCTGATCCCCTATTCCAGCGAGGCCGGGCTGTTGGGCTTGCTGGTGCTCTCGGTCGCCCCGCTCGCCTTCATCGCCGCGATCAATCCGAGCCTCAGCGCAGCCACCGTTACGGCCGTGATCGTGTTGCTGGTTCCGACCATGCATCACTCCGATCCCATGACGTCGGCGATCGACCGTGTCAGCGAGGTCGGGGTCGGCGCCATCACGGGACTGCTGGTCTCGTTCCTGGTGCTGCCGTCCCGCGCGGTGCGGCAGATCCGCGCCAGTGCGGCGAAACTGCTCGAGCTGATCGCCGACGCCTTCACCGAACTCTTGGCAGGCCTCACGCGCGGCCGCGACAACGACGCGCTGCACCGGATCCAGGACGGCATCGGCACCGCCATGGTCGGCATGAATGCCATCGGCACTGAGGCCGAGCGCGAGCGCGCCGCGCGGCTGTCGAGCGGGCCCGACACCGGTCCCTTGCTACGAACGGTGCTGCGGCTGCGTCATGACGTCGTGATGATCGGCCGCGCCACGGTGGTGCCGTTGCCGGCCGAGGTGCAGATGCGGCTCGCAGGGCCCTTGACGGAAGTCTCGACCGTGATCGCGCGCTTCCTGCGTTCGGCAGCCAGCGCTTTGCGCGAAGGCGCCGGTGCGCCGGCGATCCACCCCGTCCACGTCGCGCTCCAGCATTACGCCGAGGCGGTTGCGTCCGTCCGCCAGGACGGACTGATTCGCGGCCAGCCGAGCGACACCGCAGAGCGCTTCTTCGCGATCGGCTTCTCGCTGGAGCAGATGCACCAGAATCTCTGCGATCTCGATCGCGTCGTCGGCGAATGGTCGGAAGCCTCGTCCGACAAGTCCGCGCGCGTGGCGGAATGA
- a CDS encoding 2-hydroxychromene-2-carboxylate isomerase — MTLSVDLFYSYRSPFSYLALPKTLKLVAEYDLAVNLRPVYPLAVRVPGFFKKASPNFIRYVVLDSTRVAQHEGIPFRFPRPDPIVQDKTTFDVAAEQPYIHRLTRLGAMAQLEGRSLEFTSAIAPVLWDGSVAGWNEGDYLARAAEKAGFDLAAMDAAISTDADRYEQVIAENEKDHAASGHWGVPTFVFENEPFFGQDRIDLLLWRMQGKGLTKR; from the coding sequence ATGACCCTGTCCGTCGACCTCTTCTACTCCTACCGCAGCCCCTTCAGCTATCTGGCGCTGCCGAAGACGCTGAAACTCGTCGCCGAGTATGATCTCGCGGTCAACCTGCGGCCGGTCTATCCGCTCGCGGTCCGCGTGCCCGGCTTCTTCAAGAAAGCCAGCCCGAACTTCATTCGCTATGTGGTGCTCGACAGCACGCGCGTGGCGCAGCACGAGGGCATTCCGTTCCGATTTCCGAGGCCGGATCCGATCGTGCAGGACAAGACGACGTTCGATGTCGCAGCCGAGCAGCCCTACATCCACCGGCTGACCCGGCTGGGTGCGATGGCGCAGCTCGAGGGCCGTTCGCTGGAATTCACGTCGGCGATCGCACCCGTGCTGTGGGACGGCTCGGTGGCGGGATGGAACGAGGGCGATTATCTCGCACGCGCCGCCGAGAAAGCGGGGTTCGACCTCGCCGCGATGGATGCAGCAATCAGCACCGACGCCGATCGCTACGAGCAGGTGATCGCCGAGAACGAAAAGGACCACGCGGCCTCGGGCCATTGGGGCGTACCGACCTTCGTGTTCGAGAACGAGCCGTTCTTCGGCCAGGACCGCATCGATCTCCTGCTCTGGCGCATGCAGGGCAAGGGCCTGACGAAGCGATAG